A stretch of the Panicum virgatum strain AP13 chromosome 9N, P.virgatum_v5, whole genome shotgun sequence genome encodes the following:
- the LOC120688683 gene encoding uncharacterized protein LOC120688683, with the protein MAHDITPTAHSTALSSSSHIPNHREEMRRRSFTGRSWMSRAWTMEEEENDDSEFLFDDDAEQATMLAQLQAGEEGSSRRGPRPPKVIRPRDHEAGDERIRKHYFDAKPVYNDFQFRRRFRMRRHVVLRILDSVASYDNYFTKRYDAFGNEPLSGLQKVVACLRILAYGLPADAVDEYIGIAESTARQALEKFCDAIIHQFGPYYLRAPNESDVASLLRTGEERGFPGMLGSIDCPTSWRGQFTGRGSHPTMILEAVASHNLHIWHAYFGMSGSNNDINVLHRSPIFSAYLRGQQMPVSYIVNGNTYDMGYFLADGIYPEWPAFVKTVRHPMDPKTKHFAKCQEGARKDIERAFGVLQARWAVVRGPAYG; encoded by the exons ATGGCACACGACATCACACCGACGGCTCACTCCACGGCACTTTCATCAAGCTCACATATTCCAAACCACAGAGAAGAAATGCGTCGCCGCTCGTTTACAGGGAGGAGTTGGATGTCCAGGGCGTGGAcgatggaggaagaagagaacgaCGACTCGGAATTTTTGTTCGACGATGATGCCGAGCAGGCAACAATGCTGGCACAACTTCAGGCGGGCGAAGAAGGTAGCAGCCGGCGCGGTCCGAGGCCCCCAAAGGTAATCCGACCCCGTGATCATGAAGCTGGTGATGAGCGGATTCGTAAGCACTACTTCGACGCGAAGCCTGTGTACAACGATTTCCAGTTTCGGCGTAG GTTTCGCATGCGACGACATGTTGTTCTCAGGATTCTTGACAGCGTTGCGAGCTACGACAACTACTTCACGAAAAGATACGACGCGTTTGGGAACGAACCATTGTCCGGTTTGCAGAAGGTCGTCGCGTGTCTCCGCATTCTCGCGTACGGGTTGCCTGCGGACGCCGTTGATGAGTATATCGGTATAGCCGAGTCCACGGCCCGCCAGGCGCTTGAGAAATTCTGTGATGCTATCATTCATCAATTTGGCCCCTACTACCTTAGAGCGCCGAATGAATCTGATGTAGCTAGTCTACTTCGCACCGGAGAGGAGCGTGGGTTTCCAGGGATGCTAGGTAGCATTGACTGTCCTACTTCTTGGCGAGGACAGTTCACAGGTCGTGGTTCTCATCCAACCATGATCCTAGAGGCAGTTGCGTCACACAACCTACACATTTGGCATGCTTACTTTGGGATGTCCGGCAGTAACAACGACATAAACGTGCTGCATAGGTCGCCAATTTTCTCGGCATACCTTAGGGGTCAGCAAATGCCTGTTAGCTACATTGTCAATGGGAACACGTACGACATGGGGTATTTCCTTGCCGATGGCATATACCCCGAATGGCCTGCGTTTGTCAAGACCGTCCGGCACCCAATGGACCCAAAGACGAAGCACTTCGCTAAATGCCAGGAAGGAGCTCGAAAGGACATTGAGCGGGCATTTGGCGTTCTCCAGGCTAGGTGGGCAGTGGTGCGTGGTCCGGCATATGGCTAG
- the LOC120688684 gene encoding glutathione S-transferase T3-like, whose protein sequence is MDDNQMQGPWNGNQVNQHDPSHTPRATTTPFQGQWHPSQFSQPEGRQNRSATPPPFQGQWHPSQFSQPEGSQNQSGTALNFQGQWWPSQNNLAEWNPYMHGFMSGPHGYFPQNAMHPPPNAAMRPTLPPHLDNSGGDDEVVVITSPVGASRRKERGKVKQANFTPKEDVNLVKSWLEISCDPVVNTGQKNENFWVRVIERYDTRRGDFPIRNDRSLQGRWDKIRAASSKFAGYLAEAHRVHASGTSDADKTTMAAATYADVENTNFPYMHCWEFLKDEPKWQDLRPSKGKPVAQEATADNLTPGVIPIDVEREDSARGPAAKRPIGRDAANSKGKKSCSTSSSSKYASRMEDLSLQRMSMWRDENSKKVERFDTMNDIESKRFDKQCEYDDFMKKLEVEKVKLQRESVELQRVKSARQELMEDERILKIDLAACTPELRVFYRSRHAAILKKYAANEGGEEPDN, encoded by the exons ATGGATGATAACCAAATGCAGGGCCCCTGGAATGGAAACCAAGTGAACCAGCATGACCCCAGCCACACCCCTCGTGCCACTACAACTCCTTTTCAGGGCCAATGGCACCCAAGCCAGTTTAGCCAACCTGAGGGAAGGCAAAACCGAAGTGCAACTCCACCTCCTTTTCAGGGCCAATGGCACCCAAGCCAGTTTAGCCAGCCTGAGGGAAGCCAAAACCAAAGTGGCACTGCACTCAATTTTCAGGGCCAATGGTGGCCAAGCCAAAATAACCTGGCAGAATGGAACCCTTACATGCATGGGTTCATGTCCGGACCACATGGTTACTTCCCCCAAAATGCCATGCACCCACCACCAAATGCAGCTATGCGACCAACACTGCCACCTCACTTAGACAATTCAGGTGGAGATGATGAGGTTGTAGTTATTACTAGTCCAGTAGGGGCCTCTAGGAGAAAGGAGAGGGGCAAAGTGAAACAGGCAAATTTCACACCTAAAGAAGATGTGAACCTAGTTAAGTCATGGCTGGAGATAAGTTGTGATCCGGTCGTTAACACCGGGCAGAagaatgaaaatttttgggtacGTGTGATTGAGCGGTATGATACACGGCGGGGGGACTTTCCTATTAGAAATGATCGTTCTCTGCAAGGACGCTGGGACAAGATAAGAGCTGCATCGAGCAAATTTGCTGGTTACTTGGCTGAGGCCCATCGGGTGCACGCTAGCGGCACTTCAGACGCTGATAAG ACTACCATGGCTGCTGCGACGTATGCTGATGTGGAAAATACTAATTTTCCATACATGCACTGCTGGGAGTTCTTGAAGGACGAGCCGAAATGGCAAGACCTGAGGCCGTCGAAAGGGAAGCCTGTGGCACAAGAAGCTACTGCTGATAACTTAACCCCAGGAGTGATTCCAATTGATGTTGAGAGGGAGGATTCAGCAAGGGGGCCGGCAGCAAAGAGGCCAATTGGGAGGGATGCGGCCAATTCTAAAGGTAAAAAGAGTTGTTCGACATCGTCATCTTCAAAGTATGCATCGAGGATGGAGGACCTGTCTTTGCAAAGAATGAGTATGTGGAGAGATGAAAATTCAAAGAAAGTTGAACGATTCGACACCATGAATGATATTGAGTCGAAGAGGTTCGACAAGCAGTGTGAATATGATGAtttcatgaagaagcttgaggtAGAGAAGGTTAAACTGCAGCGGGAATCTGTGGAGCTCCAAAGAGTAAAGTCTGCGAGGCAGGAACTCATGGAAGATGAGCGCATTCTGAAGATTGACCTTGCTGCCTGTACTCCAGAGCTGCGGGTATTTTACCGGTCTCGGCATGCGGCGATACTGAAGAAGTATGCTGCAAATGAAGGGGGTGAGGAGCCGGATAACTGA